The Benincasa hispida cultivar B227 unplaced genomic scaffold, ASM972705v1 Contig316, whole genome shotgun sequence genome includes a region encoding these proteins:
- the LOC120069322 gene encoding uncharacterized protein LOC120069322 → MAGQSSHSSSLPSSPSTTLLTAREAAFLAASRHLATQPKPVQRIVRKPQQKPSIAKPLTIQEKPSTKSALTTRPKVALPVPSSKSENKRRDDKEVFGSILSNMERERGLPEAGVVNQPLPSEKKMAEASQRRALAVADPRETVPTDSNEGPIRVILEEVGAKKKPETADGKKNKKSKEKWVDEDEAAHSNKEKKEKKTSKKRQCKREEKCLKKEDKRKRAKSPDFDGESTTARVEEGVSPQDQASMQPQVSSTHIRMVATEDKEDPDITPLMQHRKKNAL, encoded by the coding sequence ATGGCCGGCCAATCCTCACACTCATCTTCCCTACCATCATCGCCTTCCACAACCCTTCTCACCGCACGGGAGGCGGCATTCCTCGCAGCTAGCCGCCACCTCGCCACCCAGCCCAAGCCTGTCCAAAGAATCGTCAGAAAACCTCAGCAAAAACCCTCTATAGCCAAACCACTCACAATCCAAGAGAAGCCGAGCACGAAGAGTGCCCTTACTACCAGACCTAAGGTGGCGCTCCCAGTACCGTCATCAAAAAGTGAGAATAAAAGAAGAGATGACAAAGAGGTATTTGGGAGCATTTTAAGCAACATGGAGAGAGAAAGGGGGCTACCTGAAGCTGGTGTTGTAAATCAGCCCTTGCCTTCGGAGAAGAAGATGGCAGAAGCTTCGCAGAGAAGGGCCCTGGCCGTTGCGGATCCTAGGGAGACTGTTCCAACAGACTccaatgagggacccatcagggtCATTTTGGAGGAGGTAGGAGCGAAGAAGAAGCCGGAGACGGCAGATgggaagaagaataaaaaaagcaaagaaaaaTGGGTAGATGAAGATGAAGCTGCCCATTCAAAtaaggagaagaaagagaagaaaactaGTAAGAAGAGACAGTGCAAACGAGAAGAGAAATGTCTGAAGAAGGAAGATAAGAGGAAGAGAGCGAAAAGCCCAGATTTCGATGGAGAATCCACCACTGCAAGGGTGGAAGAGGGGGTGTCACCGCAAGACCAAGCATCAATGCAACCTCAagtatcatcaacgcatatcagaATGGTTGCGACTGAAGATAAAGAAGATCCAGACATTACCCCTCTGATGCAGCATCGCAAGAAGAATGCGCTGTAA